The following proteins come from a genomic window of Apium graveolens cultivar Ventura unplaced genomic scaffold, ASM990537v1 ctg5386, whole genome shotgun sequence:
- the LOC141702629 gene encoding sulfate transporter 1.3-like, with protein MSNRISNNMGADDTDNTSLHSLPLGPEELPYVHKVGVPPKPKLLKEITDTLKETFLPDDPLRPFKKQPRRRKLVLGLQTVFPILEWGRDYNLSKFKGDLIAGLTIASLCIPQDIGYSKLAHLDPQFGLYSSFIPPLIYAFMGSSRDIAIGPVAVVSLLLGTLLQDEIDPVKNKLEYQRLAFTATFFAGVTQATLGFFRLGFLIDFLSHAAIVGFMAGAAITIALQQLKGLLGIKKFTTKTDIISVMKSVFGAVHHGWNWQTILIGVSFLVFLLFAKYIGKKNRKLFWIPAIAPLLSVIISTFFVYITHAERDGVQIVRHIKQGVNPSSVDKIYFTGDYLVKGFRIGVVAGMIALTEAVAIGRTFASMKDYQIDGNKEMVALGTMNIVGSMTSCYVATGSFSRSAVNYMAGCCSAVSNIVMSAVVLLTLVVITPLFYYTPNAILASIIISAVLGLIDLDAVVLIWKIDKFDFVACMGAFFGVVFASVEVGLLIAVSISFAKILLQVTRPRTAALGRIPRTSVYRNLQQYPEATRVPGVLIIRVDSAIYFSNSNYIKERILRWILDEEETLAEHKQPGIQSLVLDMSPVTDIDTSGIQALEELYRSLQKKSIQLNLANPGQVVHDKLHASEFANLLGEDKIFLRVADAIVMCAPKLEQV; from the exons ATGAGTAATCGTATAAGTAACAATATGGGAGCAGACGATACAGATAATACAAGTTTGCATTCATTACCTCTTGGTCCAGAAGAATTGCCATATGTTCACAAGGTGGGAGTGCCTCCAAAACCAAAACTACTAAAGGAAATCACAGATACTCTGAAAGAAACGTTCTTGCCAGATGATCCATTACGTCCATTCAAGAAACAGCCACGAAGGAGGAAGTTAGTCCTTGGCCTTCAAACTGTATTCCCTATACTTGAATGGGGAAGAGATTACAATCTTTCAAAGTTTAAAGGTGATCTTATTGCGGGGCTTACCATTGCAAGTCTCTGTATTCCTCAG GACATTGGCTACTCGAAACTTGCCCACTTGGATCCACAATTCGGGTTAT ATAGTAGCTTCATTCCACCTCTTATATATGCCTTCATGGGTAGTTCAAGAGATATTGCAATAGGACCAGTGGCAGTGGTCTCCCTCTTGCTGGGCACTTTGCTACAAGACGAGATTGATCCTGTTAAGAACAAACTTGAATATCAACGCCTTGCATTCACAGCGACATTCTTCGCTGGTGTCACTCAAGCCACACTTGGTTTTTTCAG ATTGGGTTTCTTGATTGACTTCCTATCACATGCTGCCATTGTGGGGTTTATGGCTGGAGCTGCCATTACAATTGCACTTCAACAACTTAAAGGTTTGCTTGGTATCAAGAAATTTACAACAAAGACTGATATTATATCTGTTATGAAATCAGTGTTTGGCGCAGTACATCATGGG TGGAACTGGCAGACAATACTTATTGGAGTATCCTTCCTCGTGTTCCTTTTGTTCGCCAAGTACATC GGAAAGAAGAACAGGAAGCTATTTTGGATACCTGCAATTGCTCCATTACTTTCTGTCATCATCTCGACCTTCTTTGTGTATATTACCCATGCTGAAAGGGATGGTGTTCAAATT GTAAGACACATCAAGCAAGGTGTTAATCCATCAAGTGTTGATAAAATATATTTTACCGGTGACTATCTTGTCAAAGGTTTTAGGATCGGTGTTGTGGCAGGCATGATAGCTCTTACT GAAGCCGTTGCGATTGGAAGAACATTTGCATCTATGAAAGACTATCAGATAGATGGAAACAAAGAAATGGTAGCACTAGGGACAATGAACATTGTGGGCTCAATGACATCCTGTTATGTCGCTACAG GTTCCTTCTCTCGCTCAGCAGTGAACTACATGGCAGGATGTTGTTCAGCAGTCTCCAACATTGTAATGTCGGCTGTTGTACTACTAACTCTGGTAGTAATAACACCATTGTTTTACTACACTCCCAATGCAATCCTTGCCTCCATCATTATATCTGCTGTTCTCGGGCTTATTGACTTGGATGCTGTAGTTCTTATCTGGAAGATCGATAAATTTGATTTTGTTGCTTGCATGGGAGCATTTTTTGGCGTAGTTTTTGCTTCAGTTGAAGTTGGTCTCTTGATTGCG GTATCTATCTCCTTTGCCAAAATTCTCCTACAAGTGACTAGGCCACGAACAGCAGCACTAGGGAGGATCCCAAGGACTAGTGTTTACCGGAACTTGCAGCAATATCCTGAAGCAACAAGAGTTCCTGGTGTTCTGATAATCAGAGTTGATTCCGCAATTTACTTCTCCAACTCCAACTATATTAAGGAGAG GATTCTGAGATGGATACTGGATGAGGAAGAAACACTGGCTGAACATAAACAGCCCGGAATCCAAAGCCTAGTACTTGACATGTCAC CTGTTACAGACATTGACACTAGCGGTATTCAAGCCCTAGAAGAACTGTATAGGAGTCTCCAGAAAAAGTCGATTCAG CTCAATCTAGCAAATCCAGGGCAAGTTGTACATGACAAACTACATGCATCTGAGTTTGCAAACTTGCTCGGAGAAGACAAGATCTTCCTCAGAGTTGCCGATGCAATTGTGATGTGTGCTCCCAAACTCGAGCAAGTTTGA